In Hyphomicrobiales bacterium, the sequence GGCTTCTTTGAATGGACCGGCGAAAAGAAAGACCGCGTGCCGCACTTCTTCTCTGCCGCCGATGGCGAATTGTTGGCCTTCGCCGGGCTATGGGAGAACTGGCGCGACCCCGAGACGGGCGAGGATATCACCACCTGCACCATGATTGTCCGCGAAGCGAACGCCTGGACGGCGCAGTTTCACGACCGCATGCCCTGCATGCTGCTGCGCCAGGATTTCGAGGCTTGGCTGGACGGTTCGGGCGGCATGGAGTTGCTGAAGCAGCCACCGCGCGAGCTGCGCGAATGGATCGTGTCGAGGCGCGTCAACAAGGCCGGTGAGGGCGACGACGACCCGACGCTCGTTGATCCGGTCGAGCCCAAGGTGGAGAAGCTGTCTGAGCCGCCCCCGAAGCCGCCGGCCCAAGGCGATCTATTCTGATGGGCCATTGGCAGCAGATCAGCCGCGATAATGCGATAGAGCGGGCGCGCGTCGCGGCCTTGCCAGTTTGGCGGAAGCGGATCGCGGCCATAGGGCGCCTCTCCCTGATTGCGGCGTCATGGCTTGTTGCGGTTGCCGCAGTCCTTCGCGCGTTTGGCGTCCTTTAGCTTTATGGCTTCGAACTTGGCGGTTGGCCTTGATGCAAGCCTTGACCGTCTGGCGAAGTGTCCTTCCCGTACTCTCGATTTTGCTGAGTGTCGGCGCCTGGGCCATGTCCGGTTTGCGGGCGGTTAGCGCCGGGTGAAACCTGCGTCGCGCCGCTTCCCGTCCCTTGCTGCGGAGCCATGCCGGTCGAACCCGATCCCGTTCCGGTTCCTTCTTTCGGAGGCGAGGCAGTTTGGGCGGATGCGCCGCAAATCAAGAGCAACAGTCCGAGCAGAGAGGCTAGCAGGCGAAGTTGCATAGTTTGCTCC encodes:
- a CDS encoding Abasic site processing protein; the encoded protein is MCGRFSQAYSWDEIVAFSQPLTVPANTPNLRARYNIAPTTEIDIIVRTDAGRELKKARWGLIPGWHKGNVKDFKLSTFNARVETVETSGTFKHAYKSRRCIIPASGFFEWTGEKKDRVPHFFSAADGELLAFAGLWENWRDPETGEDITTCTMIVREANAWTAQFHDRMPCMLLRQDFEAWLDGSGGMELLKQPPRELREWIVSRRVNKAGEGDDDPTLVDPVEPKVEKLSEPPPKPPAQGDLF